The following are encoded together in the Zingiber officinale cultivar Zhangliang chromosome 8A, Zo_v1.1, whole genome shotgun sequence genome:
- the LOC122012732 gene encoding uncharacterized protein LOC122012732 isoform X9: MCSSSNPATRNAEEEMGICQLPFENNSSVDSKVTFLANENDLYYGWSDISSFDDVDKMFRNCDPTFGQWSNTDGPSWISSSEDMYGPEDKFTSTFKSSTLEFKELENASVYCENSRCLDECSKPQVDTHRQSCLTCPSFKSSAVQAYDGGGGEDNKSSLTPCSTNNLVEHEPQIDIQTQQQLNRQFLSDAKGKGLATYPAQLHSKRDCIAKSDCSSLTLSLNPDFHVDNKLLYQDLLLQSASGTVTDCKQDPSSSFEVSAHVINNSSHGMGKVPDALLNNPVMKLEEMVDNPNIRSLELGNSVRKQHANFGQNIHNDRGNTSIEIHEKDMDSAVGKNSLMPSIFLDNLSVKVISFQQLQGVIGQVCLLQLEYRTKLCIRDSLYRLARSAEQRHNCAAANAEGVDHGREIHGTGTSNRSVEYMGIETESNPIDRSVARLLFYRAPETATR, from the exons ATGTGCAGCTCAAGCAATCCTGCTACAAGGAATGCTGAGGAAGAAATGGGCATCTGCCAATTGCCATTTGAGAATAATAGCTCAGTTGATTCAAAAGTTACTTTTTTGGCAAATGAAAATGATCTGTATTATGGCTGGTCGGATATCAGCAGTTTTGACGACGTTGATAAAATGTTCAG AAATTGTGACCCCACCTTTGGGCAATGGAGCAATACAGATGGGCCTTCATGGATATCTTCCTCAGAAGACATGTATGGTCCAGAAGATAAGTTTACCTCAACCTTCAAATCTTCAACTCTAGAATTCAAAGAATTGGAGAATGCATCAGTGTATTGTGAAAACAGTCGATGCTTGGATGAATGTAGTAAACCACAGGTTGATACTCATAGGCAATCTTGTTTGACCTGCCCGTCCTTCAAGTCAAGTGCAGTACAG GCATATGATGGTGGTGGAGGGGAAGATAATAAATCATCTCTGACACCATGTAGCACTAATAACTTGGTCGAACATGAG CCACAGATAGACATTCAAACCCAGCAGCAGCTCAATAGACAATTCTTATCTGATGCGAAAGGAAAAG GTCTTGCAACTTATCCTGCTCAGCTTCATTCAAAACGAGATTGTATTGCGAAATCAGACTGTTCAAGTTTAACGCTATCCTTAAATCCTGATTTTCATGTGGACAACAAACTTCTATACCAGGATCTTCTTTTGCAGTCAGCATCCGGCACTGTTACTGATTGTAAACAAGATCCTTCCTCATCATTTGAAGTCTCAGCTCATGTTATCAATAACTCTTCCCATGGAATGGGGAAAGTACCTGATGCTTTGTTAAATAATCCTGTCATGAAGCTGGAAGAAATGGTAGATAACCCAAACATAAGATCACTAGAGCTGGGTAATTCTGTTAGGAAACAGCATGCTAATTTTGGCCAAAACATTCATAATGACCGAGGGAATACAAGCATAGAGATTCATGAAAAAGATATGGATTCTGCAGTAGGAAAAAACTCATTAATGCCTTCGATCTTCCTTGATAATCTTTCTGTCAAAGTTATCAGTTTCCAGCAGCTCCAGGGTGTCATTGGCCAG GTTTGTTTACTGCAGTTGGAATATAGAACAAAGCTTTGTATAAGGGACAGCCTATATCGATTGGCCAGGAGTGCAGAACAGAGACATAATTGTGCTGCTGCAAATGCTGAAGGTGTTGATCATGGAAGAGAAATACATGGTACAGGAACATCAAACAG ATCTGTCGAATATATGGGCATAGAGACTGAGAGTAATCCCATTGATCGGTCTGTAGCGCGCCTACTTTTCTACAGAGCACCAGAGACTGCAACCCGTTGA
- the LOC122012732 gene encoding uncharacterized protein LOC122012732 isoform X4 — protein MQKMEDWNQAEIEDIVFGNIGENNDQIFSDRGGKQVEESLAPGNFIVAQQSNKTNIGNSAGSKVSKNKDAIWRKQGTNICSSLENESSNVAKGDCQGNTVSQSKMCSSSNPATRNAEEEMGICQLPFENNSSVDSKVTFLANENDLYYGWSDISSFDDVDKMFRNCDPTFGQWSNTDGPSWISSSEDMYGPEDKFTSTFKSSTLEFKELENASVYCENSRCLDECSKPQVDTHRQSCLTCPSFKSSAVQAYDGGGGEDNKSSLTPCSTNNLVEHEPQIDIQTQQQLNRQFLSDAKGKGLATYPAQLHSKRDCIAKSDCSSLTLSLNPDFHVDNKLLYQDLLLQSASGTVTDCKQDPSSSFEVSAHVINNSSHGMGKVPDALLNNPVMKLEEMVDNPNIRSLELGNSVRKQHANFGQNIHNDRGNTSIEIHEKDMDSAVGKNSLMPSIFLDNLSVKVISFQQLQGVIGQVCLLQLEYRTKLCIRDSLYRLARSAEQRHNCAAANAEGVDHGREIHGTGTSNRTTQLTLSLIKICRIYGHRD, from the exons ATGCAGAAGATGGAAGATTGGAACCAAGCGGAG ATTGAAGACATTGTTTTTGGTAATATTGGTGAAAACAATGATCAGATATTCTCTGACAGAGGCGGTAAACAAGTGGAAGAGTCTCTAGCACCAGGCAATTTCATTGTTGCTCAACAAAGTAATAAGACTAATATTGGAAACAGTGCAGGGAGCAAAGTGTCAAAGAACAAAGATGCCATTTGGAGAAAACAAGGAACAAACATCTGCTCTTCTCTTGAAAATGAAAGCTCCAATGTAGCAAAAG GGGATTGTCAAGGCAATACAGTTTCACAAAGCAAGATGTGCAGCTCAAGCAATCCTGCTACAAGGAATGCTGAGGAAGAAATGGGCATCTGCCAATTGCCATTTGAGAATAATAGCTCAGTTGATTCAAAAGTTACTTTTTTGGCAAATGAAAATGATCTGTATTATGGCTGGTCGGATATCAGCAGTTTTGACGACGTTGATAAAATGTTCAG AAATTGTGACCCCACCTTTGGGCAATGGAGCAATACAGATGGGCCTTCATGGATATCTTCCTCAGAAGACATGTATGGTCCAGAAGATAAGTTTACCTCAACCTTCAAATCTTCAACTCTAGAATTCAAAGAATTGGAGAATGCATCAGTGTATTGTGAAAACAGTCGATGCTTGGATGAATGTAGTAAACCACAGGTTGATACTCATAGGCAATCTTGTTTGACCTGCCCGTCCTTCAAGTCAAGTGCAGTACAG GCATATGATGGTGGTGGAGGGGAAGATAATAAATCATCTCTGACACCATGTAGCACTAATAACTTGGTCGAACATGAG CCACAGATAGACATTCAAACCCAGCAGCAGCTCAATAGACAATTCTTATCTGATGCGAAAGGAAAAG GTCTTGCAACTTATCCTGCTCAGCTTCATTCAAAACGAGATTGTATTGCGAAATCAGACTGTTCAAGTTTAACGCTATCCTTAAATCCTGATTTTCATGTGGACAACAAACTTCTATACCAGGATCTTCTTTTGCAGTCAGCATCCGGCACTGTTACTGATTGTAAACAAGATCCTTCCTCATCATTTGAAGTCTCAGCTCATGTTATCAATAACTCTTCCCATGGAATGGGGAAAGTACCTGATGCTTTGTTAAATAATCCTGTCATGAAGCTGGAAGAAATGGTAGATAACCCAAACATAAGATCACTAGAGCTGGGTAATTCTGTTAGGAAACAGCATGCTAATTTTGGCCAAAACATTCATAATGACCGAGGGAATACAAGCATAGAGATTCATGAAAAAGATATGGATTCTGCAGTAGGAAAAAACTCATTAATGCCTTCGATCTTCCTTGATAATCTTTCTGTCAAAGTTATCAGTTTCCAGCAGCTCCAGGGTGTCATTGGCCAG GTTTGTTTACTGCAGTTGGAATATAGAACAAAGCTTTGTATAAGGGACAGCCTATATCGATTGGCCAGGAGTGCAGAACAGAGACATAATTGTGCTGCTGCAAATGCTGAAGGTGTTGATCATGGAAGAGAAATACATGGTACAGGAACATCAAACAG GACCACGCAATTAACTCTGTCGCTGATCAAG ATCTGTCGAATATATGGGCATAGAGACTGA
- the LOC122012732 gene encoding uncharacterized protein LOC122012732 isoform X8, which produces MQKMEDWNQAEIEDIVFGNIGENNDQIFSDRGGSKVSKNKDAIWRKQGTNICSSLENESSNVAKGDCQGNTVSQSKMCSSSNPATRNAEEEMGICQLPFENNSSVDSKVTFLANENDLYYGWSDISSFDDVDKMFRNCDPTFGQWSNTDGPSWISSSEDMYGPEDKFTSTFKSSTLEFKELENASVYCENSRCLDECSKPQVDTHRQSCLTCPSFKSSAVQAYDGGGGEDNKSSLTPCSTNNLVEHEPQIDIQTQQQLNRQFLSDAKGKGLATYPAQLHSKRDCIAKSDCSSLTLSLNPDFHVDNKLLYQDLLLQSASGTVTDCKQDPSSSFEVSAHVINNSSHGMGKVPDALLNNPVMKLEEMVDNPNIRSLELGNSVRKQHANFGQNIHNDRGNTSIEIHEKDMDSAVGKNSLMPSIFLDNLSVKVISFQQLQGVIGQLEYRTKLCIRDSLYRLARSAEQRHNCAAANAEGVDHGREIHGTGTSNRTTQLTLSLIKICRIYGHRD; this is translated from the exons ATGCAGAAGATGGAAGATTGGAACCAAGCGGAG ATTGAAGACATTGTTTTTGGTAATATTGGTGAAAACAATGATCAGATATTCTCTGACAGAGGCG GGAGCAAAGTGTCAAAGAACAAAGATGCCATTTGGAGAAAACAAGGAACAAACATCTGCTCTTCTCTTGAAAATGAAAGCTCCAATGTAGCAAAAG GGGATTGTCAAGGCAATACAGTTTCACAAAGCAAGATGTGCAGCTCAAGCAATCCTGCTACAAGGAATGCTGAGGAAGAAATGGGCATCTGCCAATTGCCATTTGAGAATAATAGCTCAGTTGATTCAAAAGTTACTTTTTTGGCAAATGAAAATGATCTGTATTATGGCTGGTCGGATATCAGCAGTTTTGACGACGTTGATAAAATGTTCAG AAATTGTGACCCCACCTTTGGGCAATGGAGCAATACAGATGGGCCTTCATGGATATCTTCCTCAGAAGACATGTATGGTCCAGAAGATAAGTTTACCTCAACCTTCAAATCTTCAACTCTAGAATTCAAAGAATTGGAGAATGCATCAGTGTATTGTGAAAACAGTCGATGCTTGGATGAATGTAGTAAACCACAGGTTGATACTCATAGGCAATCTTGTTTGACCTGCCCGTCCTTCAAGTCAAGTGCAGTACAG GCATATGATGGTGGTGGAGGGGAAGATAATAAATCATCTCTGACACCATGTAGCACTAATAACTTGGTCGAACATGAG CCACAGATAGACATTCAAACCCAGCAGCAGCTCAATAGACAATTCTTATCTGATGCGAAAGGAAAAG GTCTTGCAACTTATCCTGCTCAGCTTCATTCAAAACGAGATTGTATTGCGAAATCAGACTGTTCAAGTTTAACGCTATCCTTAAATCCTGATTTTCATGTGGACAACAAACTTCTATACCAGGATCTTCTTTTGCAGTCAGCATCCGGCACTGTTACTGATTGTAAACAAGATCCTTCCTCATCATTTGAAGTCTCAGCTCATGTTATCAATAACTCTTCCCATGGAATGGGGAAAGTACCTGATGCTTTGTTAAATAATCCTGTCATGAAGCTGGAAGAAATGGTAGATAACCCAAACATAAGATCACTAGAGCTGGGTAATTCTGTTAGGAAACAGCATGCTAATTTTGGCCAAAACATTCATAATGACCGAGGGAATACAAGCATAGAGATTCATGAAAAAGATATGGATTCTGCAGTAGGAAAAAACTCATTAATGCCTTCGATCTTCCTTGATAATCTTTCTGTCAAAGTTATCAGTTTCCAGCAGCTCCAGGGTGTCATTGGCCAG TTGGAATATAGAACAAAGCTTTGTATAAGGGACAGCCTATATCGATTGGCCAGGAGTGCAGAACAGAGACATAATTGTGCTGCTGCAAATGCTGAAGGTGTTGATCATGGAAGAGAAATACATGGTACAGGAACATCAAACAG GACCACGCAATTAACTCTGTCGCTGATCAAG ATCTGTCGAATATATGGGCATAGAGACTGA